In Afipia carboxidovorans OM5, the sequence AGAAGCATTTCGTTATGCGCCTTGCCCGACGGAATCATCGGGAAGCAATTTTCCAACGTCGCGACGTGGCAATCGACCAGCACCGGCTTCTTGACCTTGATCATCTCTTCAATCGCGCCGTCGAGGTCGCCCGGCTTCGTGACCTGCATGCCGACGCCACCATAGGCTTCCGCAAGCTTGACGAAATCCGGCAGCGCTTCCGAGTAGGAGTTCGACAGGCGGTTACCATGCAGCAACTGCTGCCACTGACGCACCATGCCCATGTACTGGTTGTTGAGGATGAAAATCTTCACCGGCAGATTGAACTGAACCGCGGTGGACATCTCCTGCAGCATCATCTGGATCGAGGCATCGCCCGCGATGTCGACGACGAGGCTGTCCGGATGGGCAACCTGCACGCCGATCGCCGCCGGAAAACCATAACCCATGGTGCCGAGGCCACCGGAGGTCATCCAGCGGTTCGGCTGCTCGAAGCCGTAGAACTGCGCCGCCCACATCTGATGCTGACCCACTTCCGTGGTGATGTAAGTGTCGAGATGGCGGGTCTGCTCGTAGAGCCGCTGGATCGCATATTGCGGCAGGATCACGTCGTCGTTCTTCTTGAACGCGAGCGAATTGCGCGCGCGCCACTTCGCGATCTGCGCCCACCACGGCTTGAGATCCGGCCGCTTGGCGTCGGCCTTGAGGATATCCAGCAGGTCGGCCAGCACATGCGCGACGTCGCCGATAATCGGCACATCGACACGGATATTCTTGTTGATCGACGACGGATCGATGTCGATGTGGATCTTCTTCGAGTTCGGCGAGAACGCATCCGGCCGGCCGGTGACACGATCATCAAACCGCGCGCCGACGCACAGCATCACGTCGCAATCATGCATCGCCATGTTGGCTTCGTAGGTGCCGTGCATGCCGAGCATGCCGAGCCAGTTCTTGCCGGACGCCGGATAGGCACCGAGGCCCATCAACGTCGAGGTGATCGGGAAGTTGGTCGTGCCGACCAGTTCGCGCAGCAGGCGCGTCGCCTCGGCACCGGAGTTGATGACGCCACCGCCGGAATAGATCACCGGCCGCTTCGCCGAAGCGAGCAGCGCGGCCGCCTTGCGGATCTGCGCGGCATCGCCCTTCACGCGCGGCGCATACGACACATGAACGTCGTTCTTGCGCGGCGGATGATAGGTACCGGTCGCAAACTGCACGTCCTTCGGAATATCGACGACGACCGGACCGGGGCGGCCCGTGGTCGCGACATAGAAGGCCTCGTGCAGAATCTTGGCGAGATCGTTGACGTCGCGCACCAGCCAGTTGTGCTTGGTGCAGGGCCGCGTGATGCCGACCGTATCGCATTCCTGGAACGCGTCGTTGCCGATCAGATGCGTCGGCACCTGCCCGGTGATGCAGATCAGCGGAATGGAATCCATCAGCGCATCGGTCAGCGCCGTGACCATGTTGGTCGCGCCCGGCCCCGACGTGACCAGCGCCACACCCGGTTTCCCGGTCGAACGCGCATAACCCTCCGCGGCATGACCCGCACCCTGCTCGTGACGAACGAGGATGTGCTGGACTGTATCCTGCTGGAAAATCTCGTCATAGATAGGGAGCACCGCGCCGCCGGGATAGCCGAAAATATGCTGGATGCCGTGATCCTTCAGCGCCTGCACGACCATTGCCGCGCCGGTCATCTGCCGGGATTCAGTCTTTTTCGTCTCGCTCATCTTTCGCTCCGCTGCGCCGTCGCGCCGTCCTGGATCATCTGCTTCGGGAAATAAAAAAGGCCCTCGAAAGGACCTTTGCGCACATCGCCTGTTTGGGGTCGAGCTAGCTCACCCCGACGATGTGCCAGCGTACGAGGCCAATGACCTTACCAATCCGATTGGTAATTTTATTACGCATAATTGGCTCTTTATTTCCAAAGGTTGCGCGCCTTATAGACCCCTCGCGCGGTAAGTCAAGCCCTTCTTGCATCGCAAGATAGCCCGCATCGGGCAAACCGCCGAATGCAAAATGCGCATGGGAGCCCTTTCCGGATGAGCCGGGAGAGCACTGCGTTCGGGACGCAAGGGCCGCAGGTTCGCGAGTCCATCACTGCGCTGACCGATCGGGACGCATTCCCGCGCCAGGGAGTGTCTGAAGACCGACGTTATGAGCCCCGTCTGGAGATAATCAAAGAGCAGCGCGCTCCAGCGACGCCGCACAGAACTTGCCGGGCTTGTGACATCATATCGGGAACGGCATCCGTCAGCACGGATTGCTCAATAACAATCGTAACAAGCAGCATCGAGGTTGGCGCTACGAGTATCAGCGAGTGTCGCACGCGCTCGCGATCCGGCAGTGGCCGCCCTATATATTATTAATGTGCTGCTACCTGCAGCGCAGGCGCATGTAGAATCGCGTGATTGGCTAGCGCGCAGTCGTTTACGACATTCGCCGCGCGCCGCATGCGAGGCAGAAAACCCCTTATATGCAAGCACCTTCATATACCCTGAGCGGTATGGA encodes:
- a CDS encoding acetolactate synthase 3 large subunit, which codes for MSETKKTESRQMTGAAMVVQALKDHGIQHIFGYPGGAVLPIYDEIFQQDTVQHILVRHEQGAGHAAEGYARSTGKPGVALVTSGPGATNMVTALTDALMDSIPLICITGQVPTHLIGNDAFQECDTVGITRPCTKHNWLVRDVNDLAKILHEAFYVATTGRPGPVVVDIPKDVQFATGTYHPPRKNDVHVSYAPRVKGDAAQIRKAAALLASAKRPVIYSGGGVINSGAEATRLLRELVGTTNFPITSTLMGLGAYPASGKNWLGMLGMHGTYEANMAMHDCDVMLCVGARFDDRVTGRPDAFSPNSKKIHIDIDPSSINKNIRVDVPIIGDVAHVLADLLDILKADAKRPDLKPWWAQIAKWRARNSLAFKKNDDVILPQYAIQRLYEQTRHLDTYITTEVGQHQMWAAQFYGFEQPNRWMTSGGLGTMGYGFPAAIGVQVAHPDSLVVDIAGDASIQMMLQEMSTAVQFNLPVKIFILNNQYMGMVRQWQQLLHGNRLSNSYSEALPDFVKLAEAYGGVGMQVTKPGDLDGAIEEMIKVKKPVLVDCHVATLENCFPMIPSGKAHNEMLLPAEANDEATAAAFAGGKALV